In the Candidatus Krumholzibacteriia bacterium genome, one interval contains:
- a CDS encoding MotA/TolQ/ExbB proton channel family protein, producing MLDFLLRGGPVMIPLALCSILASVITFERILALRRSKVVPREILHVAEAADPKKDLSVAISVCERNPGVFSDILRAGLEAQGLPWETVRDVILDAGRQETPKLERNLVWLETIAGVAPLLGLLGTVLGMIKTFASISVAGLGDPQVLSEGISEAMITTAVGLGIGIPTLVAYNLLAARSEAFVIEIERHASRLLARWRSRRAEAGAEVEA from the coding sequence ATGCTGGATTTCCTGCTCCGCGGCGGGCCGGTGATGATCCCCCTGGCCCTGTGCAGCATTCTGGCCAGCGTGATCACCTTCGAGCGGATCCTGGCGCTGCGGCGCAGCAAGGTCGTCCCGCGCGAGATCCTGCACGTCGCCGAGGCCGCCGACCCGAAGAAGGACCTGAGCGTGGCGATCTCGGTCTGCGAACGCAATCCGGGCGTGTTCAGCGACATCCTGCGGGCCGGTCTGGAAGCGCAGGGGCTGCCCTGGGAGACCGTGCGCGACGTGATCCTCGACGCCGGCCGTCAGGAGACCCCCAAGCTCGAGCGCAATCTGGTGTGGCTGGAGACCATCGCCGGGGTCGCGCCGCTGCTGGGCCTGCTGGGCACGGTGCTGGGCATGATCAAGACCTTCGCATCGATCTCCGTGGCCGGCCTGGGCGATCCCCAGGTGCTGAGCGAGGGCATCAGCGAGGCCATGATCACAACGGCCGTGGGGCTGGGCATCGGCATTCCGACGCTGGTCGCCTACAACCTCCTGGCCGCGCGCAGCGAGGCCTTCGTCATCGAGATCGAGCGTCACGCCAGCCGGTTGCTGGCGCGGTGGAGGAGCCGCAGGGCCGAGGCCGGGGCCGAGGTCGAGGCATGA
- a CDS encoding biopolymer transporter ExbD: protein MSELAFRPVKRRRRVTLNLTSLIDVLFLLLIFFMLTSTFRQAGELQLELPDSSTSEPSTDAEQMRPTEIALRADGQVLIDGSVVEEEELVAELRRRKESDPDARVILNAEAAARHADVVNLIDVVRSLGFAGLSLGTEMRPGASAPQEANR, encoded by the coding sequence ATGAGCGAGCTGGCCTTCCGTCCCGTGAAACGGCGCCGGCGGGTCACCCTGAACCTGACCTCGCTGATCGATGTCCTCTTCCTGCTCTTGATCTTCTTCATGCTGACCTCGACCTTCCGGCAGGCTGGCGAACTGCAGCTGGAGCTGCCCGACTCGTCCACGAGTGAGCCGTCGACCGATGCCGAGCAGATGCGGCCCACCGAGATCGCCCTGCGCGCCGACGGGCAGGTACTGATCGACGGGTCGGTGGTGGAGGAAGAGGAACTGGTGGCCGAACTGAGACGCCGCAAGGAGTCCGATCCCGACGCGCGCGTGATCCTGAACGCCGAGGCGGCCGCGCGGCACGCCGACGTGGTCAACCTGATCGATGTCGTGCGTTCGCTCGGCTTCGCGGGATTGAGCCTCGGCACCGAGATGCGACCCGGGGCGTCGGCCCCGCAGGAGGCGAATCGTTGA